DNA sequence from the Prosthecobacter sp. SYSU 5D2 genome:
GGACCCATAGGCGATGTAGCCATGGAGGTCATCCAGGGAGCAGGGGCCAACGGTCTTTTGACCTTTGGAGATGTAATAGTTCGCTTCCAAAACGGGAGTTGGCATTGCGTGGCGGTACGTTCGCTAGCAACTCCCGCGCCTGTCAAGGGGCGTAAACAGAGATTTGTCAGACTTTCTCTTTGATGTGGGCCCAGCAGTGGACATGCGGATCACCCCGGAAATACCAGATCATGGACGGTCCTTCGATCTGCCACACGTCCCAGACGCCGTCTTTGCCCACATCCTGGTTCTGATAATACGCCATGTGCAGATGGTCAAAACCGGCGGCCTCAATGTATTTCAGGGATTCTTGCGCATCCTCTTTTCTGAACGGGGCCAGCAAATCACCAATGACCTGCCTCACCAGGCCTTTTTGATCGGCGCTCAGTTCTGTCATCGGGATACCGTCCAGCCCCTTCTTCTTGCCCGTCAGCTTCACCGTCTTGCTGCCAGTTTCATCCCGGCTGTCGCTCAGCAGGGCCAGCTTCCGTTGTTTTCCGTCCAGCGCCTGGAAGACTTCATTCGCCCGTTTTGCCTGAAACCAGTAGGCATTGCCGGCATGGTCCGGCTTTTCATAAAAGCCCTTGGCCGCATGACCATAAAAGATGGGTCCGCCAAAGGCTGTACCCGCCTCGCTATCACCATCGCAGCGGCGTGTGCAATGCCGGCCGGTGAGCACAAATTCAAACTGCCCGTTCCCCGGCTGGCCGAAAAGGGCGATGGAGGAGCTGGCAAATCCGCCGTCACTTTTGTTATCCTGGTCGAACTGCCGCCACACTTCCTTTTTATATTCCTCACTGTGCAGGCCGTCGAAGATCTGCCGTACCAGGTCCTGCTGATCTGCATCCAGCACATCCCGCAGTTTTTGTGGCGTGATGTGCCAGTTGTTGTCCACCTTCAGCCGGCGGGGGTCATCCCAGCCAAAGCATAACAACTTTTGCTGAGGCTCCTTCAGGCTGCTGTAGAGCTGATGCACCAGTGTTTCAGACCGTGGCATGCCAGCCGCTGCTTGCAGGGCAGGGGCTGCGAGGATTCCTGAAGCCAGCGCCTGACTGCTGCGCTGAAGAAACTGGCGGCGTGAAAAGGTGGGCGTGTTCATGGCGGTCCCTTTAAAACGCAGCAGATGCTCCGGCCTTGAGAGAAAGATGCACATTCGATGTTGAGAAGCCTCTCACCCGGCGCTGATTGGCCGCGAATGAACGGACCGGAACACGAAGCAGCCTCCACAACTCAGGCACCCCGCAACAGCGAAGCCGCAGACAAGGCCGCAGAAGACGCCCTGCTCGAATTGGAGACAGGACGCTCCATGAAACATGAAAACAAACGTGTCTTCATTCTCGTGGCCGTCGTCGGCCTGTTCATGGTGCTGGCGCATTTCACTCCGTTGAAAGCCTGGATCACCAACGTCCAGGCGTGGAAAGGTTTTGTGGATGAACTGGGCTGGATCGCCCACGCCTCCTTTATACTTGCCTGTGCAGGCGGGGTGATGATCGGCCTTCCGCGCCTGCCCCTTTGCGCCATGGCCGGACTCATCTTTGGCTTTGTCGAAGGCATGGCCCTGTCCCTGGTCGGGTCCGTCTGCGGGTCTTATGGCGCCTTTTTGATGACCCGTGCAGGTGCCCGCCGCGCCGTGCTGGCACGGGCAGAGCGCTGGCCCTGGCTGAAGAAGATGCTGGAAAAACCCTCCTGGCTGAAAGTCTTCTGGGTCCGCCAGATGATGCTCCCCGGGCTCGTACTCAATGTCCTGTTAGGCGTCACCGAGGTTGCCCACTCCACCTTTCTCGTCGGCACCGCCACGGGCTATCTGCCGCTGAACATCGCCTTCTCCCTGGTAGGCAGCGGACTGGGGAAGGGTTCCCTGGCCCAGTCGCTGACCCAGTTGCTAGGCGCACTGGCCGTCGTCAACCTTGTGGGCTGGCTGGTCTGGAAGATGGCACGCAGCCAGAAGGCCTGATATTCAATGTTCGTTAGGCGAAGAGGCGACTTTTTGAAAACTTTGTGGTTAGAATGAGACTTTG
Encoded proteins:
- a CDS encoding DUF3500 domain-containing protein; this translates as MNTPTFSRRQFLQRSSQALASGILAAPALQAAAGMPRSETLVHQLYSSLKEPQQKLLCFGWDDPRRLKVDNNWHITPQKLRDVLDADQQDLVRQIFDGLHSEEYKKEVWRQFDQDNKSDGGFASSSIALFGQPGNGQFEFVLTGRHCTRRCDGDSEAGTAFGGPIFYGHAAKGFYEKPDHAGNAYWFQAKRANEVFQALDGKQRKLALLSDSRDETGSKTVKLTGKKKGLDGIPMTELSADQKGLVRQVIGDLLAPFRKEDAQESLKYIEAAGFDHLHMAYYQNQDVGKDGVWDVWQIEGPSMIWYFRGDPHVHCWAHIKEKV
- a CDS encoding VTT domain-containing protein; its protein translation is MNGPEHEAASTTQAPRNSEAADKAAEDALLELETGRSMKHENKRVFILVAVVGLFMVLAHFTPLKAWITNVQAWKGFVDELGWIAHASFILACAGGVMIGLPRLPLCAMAGLIFGFVEGMALSLVGSVCGSYGAFLMTRAGARRAVLARAERWPWLKKMLEKPSWLKVFWVRQMMLPGLVLNVLLGVTEVAHSTFLVGTATGYLPLNIAFSLVGSGLGKGSLAQSLTQLLGALAVVNLVGWLVWKMARSQKA